In Scomber japonicus isolate fScoJap1 chromosome 7, fScoJap1.pri, whole genome shotgun sequence, one genomic interval encodes:
- the gfi1ab gene encoding growth factor independent 1A transcription repressor b, protein MPRSFLVKSKKAHSYHQPRSLEDDHNRLDTILAQICSDAEKLPEEADLCVDLSVDRYGFSPDSHLADTAHFSPKSPLSCADSLCVRSPDYEDFWRPPSPSASPVDSEKSLSPLVDDIQPFTVPFRPYAWSSFTGPGLRSLVQQGLHPGVEVDTGPAAIPFYGDRSSLYTEQALGEETYRRQAAAAALLFPERRLHGKNQEVKASSNLLCSSLILNGAYKCVECSKVFSTPHGLEVHVRRSHSGTRPFACEICGKTFGHAVSLEQHKAVHSQERSFDCKICGKSFKRSSTLSTHLLIHSDTRPYPCQYCGKRFHQKSDMKKHTFIHTGEKPHKCQVCGKAFSQSSNLITHSRKHTGYKPFGCDMCGKGFQRKVDLRRHKETQHGIK, encoded by the exons ATGCCTCGCTCCTTTCTGGTGAAGAGTAAGAAAGCGCACAGTTACCACCAGCCCCGCAGTTTAGAGGATGACCACAACCGGCTGGACACTATACTGGCACAAATATGCTCAG ACGCAGAGAAGCTCCCAGAGGAGGCGGACCTGTGTGTGGATCTGTCTGTGGACAGGTACGGGTTCTCTCCAGACTCTCACCTGGCTGATACTGCTCATTTCTCCCCAAAGTCTCCTCTGAGCTGCGCCGACAGTCTGTGCGTTCGATCCCCGGACTACGAAGACTTCTGGAGGCCTCCGTCCCCCTCTGCATCAccgg TTGATTCGGAGAAATCGCTGTCCCCTCTGGTGGATGACATCCAGCCCTTCACCGTCCCCTTCCGGCCCTATGCGTGGAGCAGCTTCACGGGGCCCGGGCTGAGGTCCTTGGTGCAGCAGGGCCTCCATCCGGGCGTGGAGGTGGACACTGGCCCGGCGGCTATTCCCTTTTATGGGGACAGGAGCTCCCTGTACACGGAGCAGGCTCTGGGAGAGGAGACCTACAGGAggcaagctgctgctgctgctctgctgtttcCTGAGAGAAGACTGCATGGAAAAAACCAAGAAGTGAAGGCCTCGTCTAACCTGCTGTGCTCCAGTCTGATCCTGAATGGTGCTTATAAGTGTGTGGAGTGTAGTAAG GTGTTCTCCACTCCGCACGGTCTGGAAGTGCACGTCCGCAGGTCTCACAGTGGCACTCGGCCGTTCGCGTGTGAAATCTGCGGCAAAACGTTCGGACACGCAGTGAGCCTGGAGCAGCACAAAGCCGTGCACTCGCAG GAAAGAAGTTTCGACTGCAAAATATGTGGTAAAAGTTTTAAGAGGTCGTCAACCCTGTCGACGCACCTCCTCATCCACTCTGACACCCGGCCCTACCCGTGTCAGTACTGCGGCAAGAGGTTCCACCAGAAGTCAGACATGAAGAAACACACGTTCATTCACACAG gtgaGAAGCCTCATAAGTGCCAGGTGTGTGGGAAAGCGTTCAGCCAGAGTTCCAACCTCATCACACACAGCCGGAAACACACCGGATACAAACCTTTCGGCTGTGACATGTGCGGGAAAGGCTTCCAGAGAAAAGTAGATCTGCGGAGGCACAAAGAGACGCAGCACGGAATCAAATGA